The Tachypleus tridentatus isolate NWPU-2018 chromosome 5, ASM421037v1, whole genome shotgun sequence genome includes a window with the following:
- the LOC143250630 gene encoding uncharacterized protein LOC143250630 isoform X1 yields the protein MLGVIKFLFLLFIIWPCLLNQLSNSRTVQINETIQIDITPTEIFNFIIKFDCLLSEEKGSLLFFQTQDDLLVVSLIIENGQMQLIPFWKSLRYHTGDYEEQKLWPTLNINISEFKTKYLSICLKFTVFEKTLMVNNASVSKPWSFMKYGNPKIEQIKFGQFDGTSEMRIFEETFYQLTGLSHGVIGCLRNVMVNDTRYISNTCSVTHKEVPSFLWSAYVIILLLLLTALCVVGFVVKNILKKRYSKAIVYYL from the exons ATGCTGGGTGTAATTAAGTTTCTATTTCTCCTTTTCATTATATGGCCGTGTCTTCTAAATCAGTTAAGTAATTCAA gAACGGTTCAAATAAACGAGACTATTCAGATAGATATTACTCCAAcagaaatttttaatttcataatcaaATTTGATTGTCTTCTGAGTGAAGAAAAAGGATCGTTACTTTTCTTTCAAACACAAGATGACCTGTTGGTTGTATCATTGATTATTGAAAATGGACAAATGCAGTTAATTCCATTTTGGAAAT CTTTACGTTATCATACAGGCGATTACGAAGAACAAAAATTGTGGCCTACGCTGAATATCAACATTTCAGAGTTCAAAACCAAGTATCTTTCAATTTGTCTTAAGTTCACAGTATTTGAAAAGACTTTAATGGTAAACAATGCCAGTGTATCGAAACCATGGTCATTCATGAAATACGGAAATCCCAAAATCGAACAAATTAAGTTTGGTCAATTTGATGGAACCTCTGAAATGAGAATTTTTGAGGAGACTTTTTACCAACTCACCGGTCTTTCACATGGCGTCATAGGCTGTTTGAGAAACGTTATGGTAAATGATACGAGATACATATCAAACACTTGCAGCGTGACTC ATAAAGAAGTCCCTTCATTTTTATGGTCTGCATATGTTATTATCCTCCTCCTTCTACTTACTGCTTTATGCGTGGTTGGTTTCGTTGTGAAGAATATTCTGAAAAAGAGATACTCAAAGGCAATCGTATATTATTTATAG
- the LOC143250630 gene encoding uncharacterized protein LOC143250630 isoform X3 — protein MTRDDRTQPISNHINIGTVQINETIQIDITPTEIFNFIIKFDCLLSEEKGSLLFFQTQDDLLVVSLIIENGQMQLIPFWKSLRYHTGDYEEQKLWPTLNINISEFKTKYLSICLKFTVFEKTLMVNNASVSKPWSFMKYGNPKIEQIKFGQFDGTSEMRIFEETFYQLTGLSHGVIGCLRNVMVNDTRYISNTCSVTHKEVPSFLWSAYVIILLLLLTALCVVGFVVKNILKKRYSKAIVYYL, from the exons ATGACCAGAGATGACAGAACCCAGCCAATTTCAAATCATATCAACATCG gAACGGTTCAAATAAACGAGACTATTCAGATAGATATTACTCCAAcagaaatttttaatttcataatcaaATTTGATTGTCTTCTGAGTGAAGAAAAAGGATCGTTACTTTTCTTTCAAACACAAGATGACCTGTTGGTTGTATCATTGATTATTGAAAATGGACAAATGCAGTTAATTCCATTTTGGAAAT CTTTACGTTATCATACAGGCGATTACGAAGAACAAAAATTGTGGCCTACGCTGAATATCAACATTTCAGAGTTCAAAACCAAGTATCTTTCAATTTGTCTTAAGTTCACAGTATTTGAAAAGACTTTAATGGTAAACAATGCCAGTGTATCGAAACCATGGTCATTCATGAAATACGGAAATCCCAAAATCGAACAAATTAAGTTTGGTCAATTTGATGGAACCTCTGAAATGAGAATTTTTGAGGAGACTTTTTACCAACTCACCGGTCTTTCACATGGCGTCATAGGCTGTTTGAGAAACGTTATGGTAAATGATACGAGATACATATCAAACACTTGCAGCGTGACTC ATAAAGAAGTCCCTTCATTTTTATGGTCTGCATATGTTATTATCCTCCTCCTTCTACTTACTGCTTTATGCGTGGTTGGTTTCGTTGTGAAGAATATTCTGAAAAAGAGATACTCAAAGGCAATCGTATATTATTTATAG
- the LOC143250630 gene encoding uncharacterized protein LOC143250630 isoform X2 produces the protein MLGVIKFLFLLFIIWPCLLNQLSNSRTVQINETIQIDITPTEIFNFIIKFDCLLSEEKGSLLFFQTQDDLLVVSLIIENGQMQLIPFWKCDYEEQKLWPTLNINISEFKTKYLSICLKFTVFEKTLMVNNASVSKPWSFMKYGNPKIEQIKFGQFDGTSEMRIFEETFYQLTGLSHGVIGCLRNVMVNDTRYISNTCSVTHKEVPSFLWSAYVIILLLLLTALCVVGFVVKNILKKRYSKAIVYYL, from the exons ATGCTGGGTGTAATTAAGTTTCTATTTCTCCTTTTCATTATATGGCCGTGTCTTCTAAATCAGTTAAGTAATTCAA gAACGGTTCAAATAAACGAGACTATTCAGATAGATATTACTCCAAcagaaatttttaatttcataatcaaATTTGATTGTCTTCTGAGTGAAGAAAAAGGATCGTTACTTTTCTTTCAAACACAAGATGACCTGTTGGTTGTATCATTGATTATTGAAAATGGACAAATGCAGTTAATTCCATTTTGGAAAT GCGATTACGAAGAACAAAAATTGTGGCCTACGCTGAATATCAACATTTCAGAGTTCAAAACCAAGTATCTTTCAATTTGTCTTAAGTTCACAGTATTTGAAAAGACTTTAATGGTAAACAATGCCAGTGTATCGAAACCATGGTCATTCATGAAATACGGAAATCCCAAAATCGAACAAATTAAGTTTGGTCAATTTGATGGAACCTCTGAAATGAGAATTTTTGAGGAGACTTTTTACCAACTCACCGGTCTTTCACATGGCGTCATAGGCTGTTTGAGAAACGTTATGGTAAATGATACGAGATACATATCAAACACTTGCAGCGTGACTC ATAAAGAAGTCCCTTCATTTTTATGGTCTGCATATGTTATTATCCTCCTCCTTCTACTTACTGCTTTATGCGTGGTTGGTTTCGTTGTGAAGAATATTCTGAAAAAGAGATACTCAAAGGCAATCGTATATTATTTATAG